CTCTGTACGGGTAAGCTGCTGTAGAGAGGTTAAGGTTCACAGgtcatacatacagtagataagCACCAAAGCAACAGCAGTTGGGGAGCAGACTTGGCTTAAATACATTAGGTCAAATACTTGGCAGGTGCGCTTGATGAAGTTTGTCCATACAAATGGAATTAGGCCTAGCTGAAACGCcaaatggaatagtcccaaaagtgcaaaacgCCACCCTGCACATCAGTCAAGCTATATAAAACACACCTAAAGCATTTTGACATAACATGATGTATTTAATCCAGGTCTTGATGAAGACgaggaggtgaaggggaggaagaggggaacaCGCTGGTCTTACGTACCGTCTCGTCTGTACAGATGGAATGGACCTGAGTCCCGAACATCACAGAGgtgaagatgaggaagaggagggccTCAAAGcacaggaggatgaggaggatgacgGTCGCAGGAGGTGAGAAGGAACTGCACTCTGGGAGTTGGAGTTCAGGAAGGGGGGGGAGAGACACACGTTTACACTCACACCACAGTGGAGGCAATATTTCTAAACGGGTTGATGTGGTCTAAGCAGCTGGATGCTTGGggttgcagggtagcctagtggttagagcgttggactagtaaccgaaaggttgcaagttcgaatccccgagctgacaaggtacaaatctgtcgttctgcccctgaacaggcagttaacccactgttcctaggccgtcattgaaaataagaatttgttcttaactgacttgcctagtaaaataaaaggtaaaattaaatttaaaaaatgttgtaCATCAGTCTTATCAGATAGATGACTGGGACGATGGCAAAGGTGAATAAAAACGTCAGGATTCAGTTATGACGTCATTGTTTTAGCACCATCTACAGAGTTATTCAAAACTACGGCACGCGACATGGGTCAATGTGCCAATAAACTTTTGGGGCTTTTCAAATGGAACAATATGCAGAGTTTAtatcagacacacagacagtcgtACACTAACTGAGCAACATACTGTAGCACTGCAGAGTTATACACTATGTGGAAACAAGGAGACTCCATATTCTCTGAGCTTCTGGGAATAAACTACCTTTACAGAGCGGCCGCGCGCGGCTCAGTGCCCAACAGAGAGGACGCGCGCGGCTCAGTGCCCAACAGAGAGGACGCGCGCGGCTCAGTGCCCAACAGAGAGGACGCGCGCGGCTCAGTGCCCAACAGAGAGGACGCGCGCGGCTCAGTGCCCAACAGAGAGGGCGCGCGGCTCAGTGCCCAACAGAGAGGACGCGCGCGGCTCAGTGCCCAACAGAGAGGACGCGCGCGGCTCAGTGCCCAACAGAGAGGACGCGCGCGGCTCAGTGCCCAACAGAGAGGACGCGCGCGGCTCAGTGCCCAACAGAGAGGACGCGCGCGGCTCAGTGCCCAACAGAGAGGACGCGCGCGGCTCAGTGCCAGTGACCAGAAGGAATACCTGAGTGTCAGGAAGTACAAGACGTCAAACTAAAAAGGACTGTTCTTTATGACTTTACTAGAGGAAGATTAACTAGGAGTTACTGAGATAGGTGGGTATTGGACAGTTTCCCCATGAGACGGGTGGGTATGGCCTCATCTGATTTACTTaacttcttagggatagggggcacTATCTCATGTGCAGGTATttacgtccggatgaaaagcgagcccaaagtaaactgcctgctactcaggcccaaaagctaggatatgcatataattggtagatttggatagaacactctaaagtttctaaaactgttaaaataatgtctgagtataacagaactgatttggcatgTGAAATCCTGAGGACAATCCATCCAGGAAGAAAACAAAATTGAGCTCAATGTGTTTTCAATTGGTTTTCTATGGGAAGCTCAATTTAATAGGAACCTGgctgcagttcctatggcttccactagatgtcaacagtctttagaaattggttgatgtttttcttttgagaaatgagGAAGTAGGGCTGTTCTTTGTGAGTGTCAAGCCAAGTGGACTCTTCTCTTTGGTGCGCGTAAACTGGAACGGGCTCCATGTTGTATTTATCCGGTATTGAACACGGTATATCCCGTCTTAAATtggatcgattatttacgttttaggatacctgaggttggattaggaacgttgtttgaaatgtttggaccaagtttacaggtaacttagatactttgtagtcatgttgggcgagttggaaccggtgtatttcttAATCAAACGCGACAAATAAATTCACATTTTTGTgacataaagaaggacattattgaacaaaaataccatttgtgatgtttctgggaccttttggagtgccaacagaagaagatcttcaaaggaaAGGCATCAATtaaatcgctatttctgacttttgtcgcACACCTGCCTGGTGAAAACCTGATTTTCATGTGATTGCGGAGCGCTGTCCTCATATAATCGCATGgtctgctttcgccgtaaagcctttttgaaatctgacacggcggctggattaacaagaagttaagctttattttgatgtataacacttgtatatgTTTTATGAATtcttataatgagtatttctgtttttgaatttggcgcgctgcaatttcacaggatgttgtcaaatcaatcccgttAACGAGCGGGAAGGGATCACTAAGAAGTTAAGAACACAACCAGACACCATTGTTATGGTTGACAGGAGCTGATTGAAAGATCATTGTGTTGTCATGAGATCTACATCAAACCAATGAGAAgccaggtaaaaaaatatatatataaaaaaaaggtCAAAAGCACTTACTTGTCCAATCATCTTCGAAGCAGTACAGGAAGTGGAAGACCACCATCAccagagagtggagggagatgagtgCGATGTACATCTGGAACACACAGACTCATGGTAAGACCGGGTACTACGGAACAGTTTCCCTTGAGATGGGCGGGAATTAAACAGTTTCCCTTGAGATGGGCGGGAATTAAACAGTTCCCATGAGATGGGTGGGTATGGAACAGTTTCCCCATGAGATGGGTGGGTATGGAACAGTTTCCCCATGAGATGGGCGGGTATGGAACAGTTTCCCCATGAGATGGGCGGGTATGGAACAGTTTCCCCATGAGATGGGCGGGTATGGAACAGTTTCCCCATGAGATGGGTGGGTATGGAACAGTTTCCCCATGAGATGGGCGGGTATGGAACAGTTTCCCCATGAGATGGGTGGGTATGGAACAGTTTCCCCATGAGATGGGTGGGTATGGAACAGTTTCCCATGAGATGGGTGGGTATGGAACAGTTTCCCCATGAGATGGGTGGGTATTAAACAGTTCCCTTGAGATGGGCGGGTATGGAACAGTTTCCCCATGAGATGGGTGGGTATGGAACAGTTTCCCCAAGAGATGGGTGGGTATGGAACAGTTTCCCCATGAGATGGGTGGGTATGGAACAGTTTCCCCATGAGATGGGTGGGTATGGAACAGTTTCCCCATGAGATGGGTGGGTATGGAACAGTTTCCCCATGAGATGGGTGGGTATGGAACAGTTTCCCCATGAGATGGGTGGGTATGGAACAGTTTCCCCATGAGATGGGCGGGTATGGAACAGTTTCCCCATGAGATGGGTGGGTATGGAACAGTTTCCCATGAGATGGGCGGGTATGGAACAGTTTCCCCATGAGATGGGTGGGTATTAAACAGTTCCCTTGAGATGGGCGGGTATGGAACAGTTTCCCATGAGATGGGTGGGTATGGAACAGTTTCCCCATGAGATGGGTGGGTATGGAACAGTTTCCCCATGAGATGGGTGGGTATTGAACAGTTTCCCCATGAGATGGGTGGGTATGGAACAGTTTCTCCATGAGATGGGCGGGTATGGAACAGTTTCCCATGAGATGGGTGGGTATGGAACAGTTTCCCCATGAGATGGGTGGATATGGAACGTTAGTCACACAAACTGTAAGTCATTTTCAGTGCATTTGACAACTTAAAAACATCTTAATTCCTAACTTTCCAATAGGTAGTGTGTGTTGGCTACTGGTCTGTGTTATTGCAGCTGGCTGAAGGTGTAAATGGTGTCTACAGTATGGAACGTTCCACTATGTAAAGTATAGACTGGTACGTACTGTGAAGAGCACAAAGAACTTCTGGTTGTTCTCTCCCACACAGTTGTTAACCCAGGGACAGTGGTGGTCCATCTTCCTAATGCAGCGCTTACACACactagtagggagagagagaactaattacacacactagtatggagagagagaactaattacacacactagtagggagagagagagaactaattacacacactagtagggaggagagaactaattacacacactagtatggagagagagaactaattacNNNNNNNNNNNNNNNNNNNNNNNNNNNNNNNNNNNNNNNNNNNNNNNNNNNNNNNNNNNNNNNNNNNNNNNNNNNNNNNNNNNNNNNNNNNNNNNNNNNNNNNNNNNNNNNNNNNNNNNNNNNNNNNNNNNNNNNNNNNNNNNNNNNNNNNNNNNNNNNNNNNNNNNNNNNNNNNNNNNNNNNNNNNNNNNNNNNNNNNNNNNNNNNNNNNNNNNNNNNNNNNNNNNNNNNNNNNNNNNNNNNNNNNNNNNNNNNNNNNNNNNNNNNNNNNNNNNNNNNNNNNNNNNNNNNNNNNNNNNNNNNNNNNNNNNNNNNNNNNNNNNNNNNNNNNNNNNNNNNNNNNNNNNNNNNNNNNNNNNNNNNNNNNNNNNNNNNNNNNNNNNNNNNNNNNNNNNNNNNNNNNNNNNNNNNNNNNNNNNNNNNNNNNNNNNNNNNNNNNNNNNNNNNNNNNNNNNNNNNNNNNNNNNNNNNNNNNNNNNNNNNNNNNNNNNNNNNNNNNNgctctacagtgtattagagttaccttcagggctccacagagctctacagtgtattagagttacctacagggctccacagagctctacagtgtattagagttacctacagggctccacagtgtattagagttacctacagggctccacagtgtattagagttacctacagggctctacagtggattagagttacctacagggctctacagagctctacagtgtattacagtTACCTACAGGGCTtcacagtgtattagagttacctacagggctctacagagctctacagtgtattacagttaccttcagggctccacagagctgtacagtgtattagagttacctacagggctccacagagctctacagtgtatgaGAGTTACCTACAgcgctccacagagctctacagtgtattagagttaccttcagggctccacagtgtattagagttaccttcagagctccacagagctctacagtgtattagtgTTACCTACATGGCtccacagtgtattagagttacctacagggctctacagagctctacagtgtattagagttacctacagggctctatagtgtattagagttaccttcagggctccacagagctctacagtatattagagttaccttcagggctccacagagctctacagtgtattagagttacctacagcgctccacagagctctacagtgtattagagttacctacagagctctacagtgtattatagttaccttcagggctccacagagctctacagtgtattagagttacctacatGGCtccacagtgtattagagttacctacagggctctacagagctctacagtgtattagagttaccttcagggctccacagagctctacagtgtattagagttacctacagggctctacagtgtattagagttacctacatGGCtccacagtgtattagagttacctacagggctccacagagctctacagtgtattagagttaccttcagggctccacagagctctagtgtattagagttaccttgagggctccacagagctctacagtgtattagagttacctacagcgctccacagagctctacagtgtattagagttacctacagagctctacagtgtattatagttaccttcagggctccacagagctctacagtgtattagagttacctacatGGCtccacagtgtattagagttacctacagggctctacagagctctacagtgtattagagttaccttcagggctccacagagctctacagtgtattagagttacctacagggctctacagtgtattagagttacctacatGGCtccacagtgtattagagttacctacagggctccacagagctctacagtgtattagagttaccttcagggctccacagagctctagtgtattagagttaccttgagggctccacagagctctacagtgtattagagttacctacagggctccacagagctctacagtgtattagagttaccttcaggactccacagagctctacagtgtattagagttacattcagggctccacagagctctacagtgtattacagttacctacagggctccacagagctctacagtgtattagagttaccttcagggctccacagagctctacagtgtattagagttacctacagggctccacagagctctacagtgtattagagttacctacagggctctaaagtgtattagagttaccttcagggctccacagagctctacagtgtattagagttaccttcagggctccacagagctctacagtgtattagagttaccttcagggctccacagagctctacagtgtattagagttacctacagggctctacagtgtattagagttacctacagggctccacagagctctacagtgtattagagttaccttcagggctccacagagctctacagtgtctgCATCGTCCACCACTGTGATCCTGAAGTTAGGAGTCTGCAGGAGCTCCTTGAAGAGCAGGCCGTTCTCCATGATCTTACTGCCTGGTAAAGCCAACATGTTTTTACATCCCAACACATAGCCAGCCTATCACTCCATCGCTGTCAAAGCTTTGTCGTAATTACTATCTATCTCATTCCATATAGTTATCAAATTAACTTCACAGCTTTGTTTTACATTCCTGTATAGAAATGTCTTGGCAATTATGTTGATAAATGATCCTGGGGGTTTTCTTACCGATGGTGGTCTCACAGAACTTCTCTGCTGCCACCTCGTTGGCGATGTTAGCTCCCATCAGAACACTGACGTCTATAGCCATCTTCTCCCTGATTATGTCCGAGATGAGCTTCAGGCCCTCCGGACCCTCGTCTATTCCCTGTGGGGACAAGAGACAGCTACATGGTTCAATAGTGTTTCTCCTTCCATTTGTTTTACAGGGCAACGTGAGAGAACAGATCAAAGGAAGTGAGACAACCTGAAAGACGACATtgacagagaggagtgagaggagtggagaggagtgaggaggcaACTAGTTtcatggagagagaggtgacacTAGGTGtcactagtgtttagtggttagcgAGACgtgttactagtggttagtgagaggtgttactagtgtttagtggttagtgagaggtgttactagtggttagtgagaggtgttactagtgtttagtggttagcgAGACgtgttactagtggttagtggttagtgagaggtgttactagtgtttagtggttagtgagaggtgttactagtgtttagtggttagtgagaggtgttactagtggttagtgagaggtgttactagtgtttagtgagaggtgttactagtgtttagtggttagtgagaggtgttactagtggttagtgagaggtgttactagtggttagtgagaggtgttactagtggttagtgagaggtgttactagtggttagtgagaggtgttactagtgtttagtgagaggtgttactagtgtttagtgagagatgttactagtgtttagtggttagtgagaggtgttactagtgtttagtggttagtgagaggtgttactagtggttagtgagaggtgttactagtgtttagtggttactgagtgtttagtgtttagttagtgtttagtgagaggtgttactgaGTGTTTGGtgagtggttagtggttagtgagaggtgttactagtgtttgaGTGGTTTgaaggtgttactagtgttttagtggttagtgagaggtgttagtgttactagtgtttagtggttagtgaggaggtgttactagtggttagtgagagatgttactagtgtttagtggttagtgaaggtgttactagtgtttagtgagaggtgttactagtgtgtttagtgagtgAGATGTTACTAGTATTTTAGTGAGagtgtactagtgtttagtgaagtcattactagtgtttagtggttagtgagaggtgttactagtggttagtgagaaGTGTTACTGGTGGTTGGTGAGAGGTGTTACTGGTGtttttagtggttagtgagaggtgttactagtggttagtgagaggtgttactgagtgtttagtgaggtgttactagtgtttagtggttagtgagaggtgttactagtggttagtgagaggtgttactagtgtttagtggttagtgagaggtgttactagtggttagtgagaggtgttactagtgtttggTGGTTGGTAGgaagtgttactagtgtttagtgagaGATGTTACTAGTGTTTAAGTATGTTAGTGAGAAATTTACTAGTGTTTGAAGTGGTTAGTAGGAAgtgttactagtggttagtgaggtgttactagtgtttagtggttagtgaagtgttactagtgtttagtggttagtgagaggtgttactagtgtttagtgagagatgttactagtgtttagtggttaaatgagaggtgttactagtgtttagtggttagtgagaggtgttactagtggttagtagttgaagtgagaggtgttactagtggttagtggttagtgaggtattactagtggttagtggttagtggttagtgagaggtagtggttagtgattaGTGAGAGGTattactagtggttagtggttagtggttagtgagtattactagtggttagtggttagtgagagtattactagtggttagtggttagtgaggtattactagtggttagtggttagtggttagtgagaggtattactagtggttagtggttagtggttagtgaaagGTATTACTAGTGGTTAGTTGTTAGTGGTTGAGTGAGTattactagtggttagtggttagtggttagtggttagtgaggtattactagtggttagtggttagtggttagtgaggtATTACTGAGTGGTTGAGTGAGTTTAGTGGTTAGTGTGAGGGTattactagtggttagtggttagtggttagtgaggtattactagtggttagtggttagtggttagtgaggtattactagtggttagtggttagtgagaggtattactagtggttagtggttagtgagaggtgttactagtggttagtggttagtgagaggtattactggtggttagtggttagtggttggtgAGGGTattactagtggttagtggttagtggttagtgtgaGGTATTACTAGTGGTtaaagtggttagtgagaggtattactagtggttagtggttagtggttaggtattactagtggttagtggttagtggttagtgtgaGGAGGTATTACtaagtggttagtggttagtggttgggAGGTATTactggttagtggttagtggttagtgtgaggtattactagtggttagtggttagtggttagtgagaggtattactagtggttagtggttagtggtttaCTACGGTTTCTATCTGTTTATTATGTGTTTGTTAGTAAAAACATcattcagagacacacagagacagactgctgTCTCAACTCCACATATGAGGGCTTgtcactgacagacagactgctgtCTCAACTCCACATATGAGGGCTTgtcactgacagacagactgctgtCTCAACTCCACATGAGGGCTTgtcactgacagacagactgctgtCTCAACTCCACATGAGGGCTTGTCACTGACAGTCAGACTGCTGTCTCAACTCCACATGAGGGCTTGTCACTGACAGTCAGACTACTGTCTCAACTCCACATGAGGGCTTGTCACTGACAGTCAGACTGCTGTCTCAACTCCACATGAGGGCTTGGCACTGACAGTCAGACTGCTGTCTCAACTCCACATGAGGGCTTGTCACTGACAGTCAGACTGCTGTCTCAACTCCACATGAGGGCTTGTCACTGACAGTCAGACTGCTGTCTCAACTCCACATGAGGGCTTGTCACTGACAGTCAGACTGCTGTCTCAACTCCACATGAGGGCTtgtcactgacagacagacaggcagacagacagacagacagacagacagacagacagacagacagacagacagacagacagacagacactacagtagacccAGACTAGGCTACTCTACTCCCTCTGATATTAGCCTTCTCTCTCCTGCAGACGTTAACTCAATCTGGGACAGAGATGGGAGTACCGAGAGGAGAGCATATCATGTCCCCGCAAAACATCACTCTTGAAATATTCAAACACCATAAGCCAGACGTGGGAGTTTAGCTgccctggagagagacagaaccagCTGGTGACAGAAACAAACTAGGCCAGGCCAAGGCCCTGTGGACTTGTTTtctagacacacactgacacacaggacAAACACTTCCTGAATAACTAGAACCCTGTAGAAGTTGTTGTAACTGATTGAAGACTAGACATGAAGACATTAATAGATAGTAGAGAGAGATGCTGAATAACTAGAACCCTGCAGAAGTAGTTGTAACTGATTGAAGACTAGACATGAAGACATTAATATATAGTAGAGAGAGATGCTGAATAACTAGAACCCTGCAGAAGTAGTTGTAACTGATTGAAGACTAGACATGAAGACATTAATAGATAGTAGAGAGAGATGCTGAATAACTAGAACCCTGCAGAAGTAGTTGTAACTGATTGAAGACTAGACATTAAGACATTAATATATAGTAGAGAGACAAGGCNNNNNNNNNNNNNNNNNNNNNNNNNNNNNNNNNNNNNNNNNNNNNNNNNNNNNNNNNNNNNNNNNNNNNNNNNNNNNNNNNNNNNNNNNNNNNNNNNNNNNNNNNNNNNNNNNNNNNNNNNNNNNNNNNNNNNNNNNNNNNNNNNNNNNNNNNNNNNNNNNNNNNNNNNNNNNNNNNNNNNNNNNNNNNNNNNNNNNNNNNNNNNNNNNNNNNNNNNNNNNNNNNNNNNNNNNNNNNNNNNNNNNNNNNNNNNNNNNNNNNNNNNNNNNNNNNNNNNNNNNNNNNNNNNNNNNNNNNNNNNNNNNNNNNNNNNNNNNNNNNNNNNNNNNNNNNNNNNNNNNNNNNNNNNNNNNNNNNNNNNNNNNNNNNNNNNNNNNNNNNNNNNNNNNNNNNNNNNNNNNNNNNNNNNNNNNNNNNNNNNNNNNNNNNNNNNNNNNNNNNNNNNNNNNNNNNNNNNNNNNNNNNNNNNNNNNNNNNNNNNNNNNNNNNNNNNNNNNNNNATATAGCCCTGTATTCTAGCCCTGCATATAGCCCTGTATTCTAGCCCTGCATATAGCCCTGCATATAGCCCTGTATTCTAGCCCTGCATATAGCCCTGTATTCTAGCCCTGCATATAACCCTGTATTCTAGCCCTGCATATAGCCCTGTATTCTAGCCCTGCATCTAGCCCTGTATTCTAGCCCTGCATATAGCCCTGTATTCTAGAGGTACATCGGTATCGTGGTTGGCTGGCAGTCAAAGGGAGTGACCAACCCGGGATTTCCAGTAGAAAAAAAAACGCAGAAACGTCAGAGCCACACACCAACACCGCAGCAAGACACGGAatacccctcttctcctctcttcttctctcagcATAAGTCAGTACAGGGGTCCATATTCTCCAAGAAGCTGCACTAACGGAGAATGTGGTCATCACCCTGTTCTGGAATCTCCACTGC
This DNA window, taken from Oncorhynchus nerka isolate Pitt River unplaced genomic scaffold, Oner_Uvic_2.0 unplaced_scaffold_919, whole genome shotgun sequence, encodes the following:
- the zdhhc3a gene encoding palmitoyltransferase ZDHHC3-A, with product MDHHCPWVNNCVGENNQKFFVLFTMYIALISLHSLVMVVFHFLYCFEDDWTKCSSFSPPATVILLILLCFEALLFLIFTSVMFGTQVHSICTDETGIERLKGEQARWEKTSCWEAMKSAFGGPFSPSWLSPFSDLRCKRDPNDHVALPQGEIVEEDVIEIPLV